The Candidatus Neomarinimicrobiota bacterium nucleotide sequence TTTTGCCATTAATAGCCTGCAGGGTAAAATCAGTTGAGCGAATGTTTGTCATCTCAACATTCATTCCTTTCAGATCAATGTCGCTATTTGCGCTGATTAACGTTTTCATCGCCTCTTCATGGTCGGCGTTCATATGATCAATTATATCTAACGCTACATAGGCTAATGGATCCGCTGCCGTATCGGTAAAATTCAGTGCGCTTATCCAACCGATCTCGCCGAATCCCCCGATCCATCTAACGGCAGTCGGCACTCCCCTCAAATATAAGAAATCGTGAGCTCGCTCCCTCTCCAAAGATTCGGGAAACCTGCCTTTATATGACCAGCCGACTTCCTCGAGCTCATCGTTCGGCACCGCAGAAAAATCGGCTAACACTGTGGCGCGGGCATGAGCCTGAGGGTCATGCGAGCCGAACTGATCGGTTACTATTATGCTCCCCCGATGGTCAAC carries:
- a CDS encoding DUF2470 domain-containing protein, coding for MPGETDYTQEARDFVTMNKNAILSTTSVDKLGYPFGSIVPYDIDNQARIIIQVADISQHYKNLSVDHRGSIIVTDQFGSHDPQAHARATVLADFSAVPNDELEEVGWSYKGRFPESLERERAHDFLYLRGVPTAVRWIGGFGEIGWISALNFTDTAADPLAYVALDIIDHMNADHEEAMKTLISANSDIDLKGMNVEMTNIRSTDFTLQAINGKSSERITLDFPEPVSDASKARAALISMLADTAGKTTV